Proteins from a genomic interval of Synechococcus sp. A15-28:
- a CDS encoding metal ABC transporter permease: MAELDLWWLTPLILALLIGLICPATGSLLITQRRILLANLMAHSVLPGLILALAFELDPTIGGLISGLLGALLAERLNQRFKGREEGAMNTVLAGFTALGVLMVPLLQARVDLETLLFGDLLAANEADLIRTAVATVALLVLLSRCYSDLVFLGVDPDGAVAAKRPVSRIRFTAIVITALVVISAITAVGIVLVIALLCAPVLVHVDRCLSLRGLMLRSAGTGLLLCGGGMMLAVAADLPPGPLIGVLCVGLLLFKRP, encoded by the coding sequence GTGGCTGAGCTCGACCTCTGGTGGCTGACGCCATTGATCCTGGCCCTGCTGATCGGGCTGATTTGCCCAGCGACCGGCTCACTGCTGATCACCCAGCGGCGCATCCTGCTGGCCAATCTGATGGCCCATTCGGTCTTGCCCGGCCTGATCCTGGCGCTGGCTTTCGAACTCGACCCAACCATCGGCGGCCTGATCAGCGGACTGCTCGGGGCGCTGTTGGCGGAACGACTCAACCAACGCTTCAAAGGCCGAGAAGAAGGTGCCATGAACACTGTTCTGGCCGGATTCACCGCCCTTGGCGTGCTGATGGTGCCCTTGCTGCAGGCGCGGGTTGATCTGGAAACCCTGCTGTTCGGCGACCTTCTGGCCGCCAACGAAGCAGACCTGATTCGCACCGCCGTGGCAACCGTCGCGCTGCTGGTGCTTCTGAGCCGGTGTTACAGCGATCTGGTGTTCCTCGGCGTCGATCCCGATGGAGCCGTCGCGGCCAAACGCCCGGTGTCCAGAATTCGTTTCACCGCCATCGTGATCACTGCCCTCGTGGTGATCAGCGCCATCACGGCTGTGGGCATCGTGCTGGTGATCGCCCTGCTCTGTGCTCCTGTGCTGGTGCATGTGGACCGCTGCCTGAGCTTGCGGGGGTTGATGCTGCGCTCTGCGGGAACAGGCCTGCTGCTCTGTGGCGGCGGCATGATGCTCGCGGTTGCCGCGGATCTCCCCCCTGGCCCTTTGATTGGCGTGCTGTGTGTGGGGCTGTTGCTGTTCAAACGCCCCTGA
- a CDS encoding 16S rRNA (uracil(1498)-N(3))-methyltransferase, protein MNILLLRPGDNWLDATTVHITDHRADHLRQVLRSVVGELIRVGVVGGQRGDARIQAIDATGVTLRVALNEPPPPRHRFDIVLALPRPKMLRRILRTVAEYGVCNLFLINSARVEKSFWQTPLLSTDKVEEALMAGMERARDTVAPVVHQHRLFRPFVEDQLSTICAGRPCWLAEMGSALALSATPAVPAVVMIGPEGGFVPFELELAQSVIAQPVHLGTRVLSVDTALTAALALGWR, encoded by the coding sequence GTGAACATCCTGCTGCTGCGCCCAGGGGACAACTGGCTTGATGCGACCACGGTGCACATTACTGATCACAGGGCTGATCACCTCCGCCAGGTGTTGCGATCAGTTGTGGGGGAGTTGATCCGGGTCGGCGTTGTGGGGGGGCAGCGGGGTGATGCACGGATCCAAGCGATCGATGCCACCGGCGTGACCCTCAGGGTTGCACTCAACGAACCGCCCCCGCCACGGCACCGATTCGACATCGTCCTGGCCCTACCGCGCCCGAAGATGCTGCGCCGGATCCTGCGCACCGTGGCGGAATACGGGGTTTGCAACCTCTTCCTGATCAACAGCGCCCGGGTGGAGAAGAGCTTCTGGCAAACCCCGCTTCTGTCGACCGACAAGGTGGAGGAGGCCCTGATGGCGGGGATGGAGCGGGCCCGGGACACCGTGGCGCCGGTGGTCCATCAGCACCGGTTGTTTCGCCCTTTTGTGGAGGATCAACTGTCGACGATCTGCGCCGGTCGCCCCTGCTGGCTGGCGGAGATGGGATCAGCCCTGGCCCTTTCAGCGACCCCCGCCGTACCGGCGGTGGTGATGATCGGTCCGGAGGGAGGCTTTGTTCCCTTCGAATTGGAGTTGGCCCAGTCGGTGATCGCGCAGCCGGTGCATCTGGGCACTCGGGTGCTCAGTGTGGATACGGCATTGACGGCCGCATTGGCGCTGGGTTGGCGATGA
- a CDS encoding ABC transporter ATP-binding protein, with product MTEPHSSIKGHLAARNLSYSYGPKPTLERVDLELQPGTLTALVGPNGAGKSTLLHLLHGRLQPSGGTFECCGSIGLMPQKAAIDWTFPITVRDMVRLGQTKSHGTTTAETLLERVGMGEMRGRRLNQLSGGQQQRVLLARALMQQSDVLLLDEPCSAIDPPSREHLLGVMRQQASSGQTLLVSSHDWGSALDSYDHVIVLDRRVLAAGPPAEVRDQLNDMACLMGSYCCG from the coding sequence GTGACAGAACCGCATTCGTCCATCAAGGGGCATCTCGCAGCCAGGAATCTCAGCTACAGCTACGGCCCAAAACCAACACTGGAGCGTGTCGACCTGGAGCTCCAGCCCGGCACGCTGACGGCACTGGTTGGGCCCAATGGCGCTGGCAAATCAACGCTTCTGCATCTGTTGCATGGCCGCCTCCAACCTTCGGGAGGAACCTTTGAATGCTGCGGCAGCATTGGCCTGATGCCCCAGAAGGCAGCCATCGACTGGACCTTTCCCATCACCGTGAGGGACATGGTCAGGCTTGGACAAACCAAAAGCCATGGCACAACGACGGCCGAGACCCTGCTTGAGCGGGTCGGAATGGGGGAGATGCGGGGGCGGCGTCTCAATCAGCTCTCCGGTGGCCAACAGCAACGGGTGCTGCTGGCCCGAGCCTTGATGCAGCAGAGCGACGTCCTGTTGCTTGATGAACCCTGCAGTGCCATCGATCCCCCCAGCCGTGAGCACCTTCTCGGGGTGATGCGCCAACAGGCCAGCTCCGGTCAGACCCTTCTGGTGAGCAGCCACGACTGGGGCAGTGCCCTCGACAGTTACGACCACGTCATCGTTCTGGATCGCAGGGTGCTTGCCGCGGGACCCCCCGCTGAGGTGCGCGACCAGCTCAACGACATGGCCTGCTTGATGGGGAGCTATTGCTGTGGCTGA
- a CDS encoding FAD-dependent oxidoreductase: MQSNWDVIVIGAGVAGGLAAFDCANRGLRVLLVEKRSFPRWKVCGCCFNANALAALTATGLPNFFDDQGAVPLDQLRLGWGGKSLKLELPGGWALSRERFDQALVNAAEAAGATVRFQTGAVLEEITPDGRMVRLRPPGDAPIERIRARVVLVAAGLQHQVMSPSHAASSRSTPESRLGAGCLINDDDGSYESGAIHMAIGQRGYVGLVRREDCALNLAAAFDRAVVKSSGGVARAAQLVLTQAGFTLPRRLESSRWQLTPALTRRAGLFAGDRFLLLGDATGYVEPFTGEGMAWALAAGAAVAPFVEEAQGEWSADLERRWQRRLVDLTISRQRVCSVLSTLLRQPLTTNVLFNLGCQWPAIPQRIIRSLNRVSPLMASS, encoded by the coding sequence ATGCAAAGCAATTGGGATGTAATCGTGATAGGGGCAGGAGTTGCCGGAGGCTTGGCAGCCTTCGATTGTGCAAATCGCGGCCTGCGAGTTCTGCTCGTCGAAAAACGGTCCTTCCCTCGCTGGAAGGTGTGTGGTTGCTGCTTTAACGCCAATGCCTTGGCAGCTCTGACTGCCACAGGCCTCCCGAACTTCTTTGATGATCAGGGTGCCGTGCCCCTCGATCAACTTCGTCTTGGTTGGGGTGGCAAGTCGCTCAAGCTTGAGTTGCCAGGCGGTTGGGCACTTTCGCGGGAGCGCTTCGATCAGGCTTTGGTCAACGCGGCTGAGGCTGCTGGTGCAACAGTGCGCTTTCAAACCGGTGCCGTGCTTGAGGAGATCACTCCCGATGGGCGAATGGTGCGATTACGACCGCCGGGTGATGCTCCCATTGAACGGATCAGGGCCCGTGTGGTTCTCGTTGCAGCCGGACTGCAGCACCAGGTGATGTCCCCCTCCCATGCGGCCAGCTCGAGGAGCACCCCGGAATCGAGGCTTGGGGCAGGCTGCCTCATCAATGATGACGACGGCTCCTACGAGTCAGGGGCGATTCATATGGCCATTGGCCAGCGTGGCTATGTCGGCTTGGTTCGACGTGAGGACTGTGCTCTCAACCTGGCGGCCGCTTTCGACCGCGCTGTGGTCAAGTCGTCTGGCGGTGTGGCGCGTGCGGCACAACTTGTTCTGACTCAAGCCGGCTTCACTTTGCCTCGAAGATTGGAGTCGTCTCGTTGGCAATTAACTCCTGCGCTCACCCGTCGTGCTGGTTTGTTCGCTGGGGATCGCTTTTTGTTGCTTGGCGACGCGACCGGTTATGTGGAACCGTTTACCGGTGAGGGTATGGCGTGGGCTCTCGCCGCTGGGGCGGCGGTTGCTCCATTTGTGGAGGAGGCTCAGGGTGAATGGTCAGCGGATCTCGAGCGTCGCTGGCAAAGGAGGTTGGTGGATCTGACGATCAGCCGTCAACGGGTTTGCAGTGTGTTGTCGACGTTGTTACGACAACCGCTCACCACAAATGTGTTGTTCAACCTTGGGTGCCAATGGCCTGCGATCCCGCAGCGCATTATTCGCAGCCTCAACCGGGTATCTCCTCTGATGGCGAGTTCCTAA
- a CDS encoding permease, which translates to MERVATAWAIFQGLLLEAIPFLLLGVVIAGLARWLVPQGAWISRLPRHPVLAPITGALMGFALPACECGNVPVARRLLASGAPLGTGFGFLFAAPVLNPIVLASTWAAFPDQPWLLIARPLGAFLLAILLSLLLAQLPETQLLEAALLSERRLSQPLRKLDLLQRGSGLIGAPLPASTAPRPQRPSLRDVLDQSSREFLDLLALLVLGCVIAATVQTWLPRSWLLAIGGAPTGSILALMVLAVVVSVCSSVDAFLALGFAAQVTPGALLAFLLLGPVVDLKLAGLFTVLMRPRAIAITAVAASLGVLLIGQWVNLWQL; encoded by the coding sequence GTGGAACGAGTGGCCACCGCCTGGGCGATCTTTCAGGGGTTGCTGCTGGAGGCGATTCCGTTTCTGTTGCTGGGGGTGGTGATCGCAGGCCTGGCCCGTTGGCTGGTGCCCCAGGGGGCCTGGATCAGCCGGTTGCCCCGTCACCCAGTGCTCGCCCCGATCACCGGCGCACTGATGGGGTTCGCCCTGCCGGCCTGCGAGTGCGGCAATGTGCCGGTCGCCCGCCGCCTGCTCGCCAGTGGCGCGCCCCTGGGCACAGGCTTTGGATTTCTGTTTGCAGCACCGGTGCTCAATCCGATCGTGCTGGCCAGCACCTGGGCGGCCTTTCCCGATCAACCCTGGCTGCTGATCGCCAGGCCTCTGGGGGCCTTCCTTCTGGCCATCCTGCTGAGCTTGCTCCTGGCACAACTGCCTGAAACACAGCTGCTGGAAGCGGCGTTGTTGAGCGAACGGCGCCTCAGTCAACCGCTGCGCAAGCTTGACCTGCTGCAACGGGGCAGCGGGTTGATCGGTGCACCGCTGCCCGCCAGCACGGCACCACGGCCGCAGCGCCCATCACTGCGGGATGTGCTGGATCAGAGCAGTCGCGAATTCCTGGATCTGCTGGCTCTGTTGGTGCTGGGCTGCGTCATCGCCGCCACCGTGCAGACCTGGTTGCCACGCAGCTGGCTGCTGGCGATCGGCGGGGCGCCGACAGGATCAATCCTGGCGTTGATGGTGCTGGCGGTGGTGGTGTCGGTGTGCTCGAGCGTTGATGCTTTCCTCGCCCTCGGTTTCGCGGCGCAGGTGACGCCGGGGGCACTACTGGCCTTCCTGTTGCTTGGACCAGTGGTTGACCTCAAATTGGCGGGATTGTTCACCGTGCTGATGCGGCCCCGCGCCATTGCCATCACCGCCGTCGCAGCCAGCCTGGGGGTGCTGTTGATCGGCCAATGGGTCAACCTGTGGCAGCTGTGA
- a CDS encoding DUF3721 domain-containing protein encodes MHRFALFALLGTSLLYSGWAQAHRKGMYENEAEAMSRAVEIGCSTVHQNNGRWMPCSDERELHQQMRKQ; translated from the coding sequence ATGCATCGGTTCGCTCTCTTCGCGCTGCTTGGCACATCCCTTCTCTACAGCGGTTGGGCTCAGGCCCATCGCAAGGGGATGTACGAAAACGAAGCCGAGGCCATGAGCCGCGCGGTGGAGATCGGTTGCTCCACGGTTCACCAGAACAACGGTCGTTGGATGCCCTGCTCCGATGAACGGGAGTTGCATCAGCAGATGCGCAAGCAATGA
- a CDS encoding type III polyketide synthase, with protein MPLILHGIGTAVPSRRLSQADAVQVAHRINAETPEQVRLMTRIYQKTKVLSRGSVLLEKDGDDGAIQERLSFYGEESPGTAERMQAFEDHAGELALEAAAKALSDSDISATAITHLVTVSCTGFQSPGVDLFLIEKLDLSPSVQRTHIGFMGCHAALNGLRVAHAFAEMDPKAVVLLCAVELCSLHMAYGWHPEQVVANALFADGAAAVVASVNPVPTHQTLALRRSGSMVIPNSSDLMHWEIGDHGFAMGLSPLVPETVGAALLPWLRDWLKEQAIDLEAVTSWAVHPGGPKILSTCAEVLSLDPGLLHESRGILQDHGNMSSATILFILERLRRRECSGPCLALAFGPGLSAEVALFDFQ; from the coding sequence ATGCCTCTCATCCTTCATGGCATTGGTACGGCGGTGCCATCTCGGCGACTGAGCCAGGCAGATGCCGTGCAGGTGGCACATCGCATTAATGCCGAAACCCCTGAGCAGGTAAGGCTGATGACACGCATCTATCAGAAAACCAAGGTGCTCAGCCGTGGAAGTGTGCTGCTGGAGAAGGATGGAGACGATGGCGCGATCCAGGAGCGTCTCAGTTTCTACGGCGAAGAAAGCCCTGGTACCGCCGAACGGATGCAGGCGTTTGAGGATCATGCCGGTGAGCTGGCTCTTGAGGCCGCTGCAAAGGCGCTAAGCGATAGCGATATCTCAGCCACGGCGATCACGCATCTCGTCACTGTCAGTTGCACCGGTTTTCAGTCACCAGGTGTTGACCTTTTCTTGATTGAAAAGCTTGATCTATCGCCGAGTGTTCAGCGAACCCATATCGGATTCATGGGATGCCACGCTGCGCTGAATGGCTTGCGTGTTGCCCACGCCTTTGCGGAGATGGATCCCAAGGCTGTTGTTCTGCTGTGCGCTGTAGAGCTTTGCAGCCTCCATATGGCTTATGGCTGGCACCCAGAGCAGGTTGTTGCCAACGCTTTGTTTGCCGATGGGGCGGCTGCCGTTGTCGCCTCCGTCAATCCTGTCCCTACCCATCAGACCTTGGCGTTGCGACGCAGTGGCTCGATGGTGATTCCAAACAGCTCAGATCTGATGCACTGGGAGATTGGCGACCATGGTTTTGCGATGGGCTTGTCGCCCCTTGTTCCGGAAACGGTTGGCGCTGCCTTGTTGCCCTGGTTGCGAGATTGGCTCAAAGAGCAGGCCATTGATCTTGAGGCGGTGACGAGCTGGGCTGTTCATCCAGGGGGCCCCAAGATTCTCTCGACCTGTGCCGAGGTTTTGTCGCTGGACCCAGGCCTACTGCACGAGTCCAGAGGCATACTTCAGGATCACGGCAACATGTCATCCGCAACGATTCTGTTCATCCTTGAACGGTTGAGGCGGCGGGAATGTTCCGGTCCTTGTCTTGCACTTGCCTTTGGCCCTGGGCTGAGTGCTGAGGTAGCACTTTTTGATTTTCAATAA
- a CDS encoding TIGR03943 family protein has translation MSRGLLLILWGWMVIWSVLSGRLDLLLRGVFHSLVGASGAVLLAAGLLLVIRHRRRREATRRPWLISAAVGCLVLLIPPNPSFSDLASNRPQGLPEPAELAFVLPPEQRSLTEWVRLLRSQPDPQLVDGNPVIISGFVWRQPEGPPLIARLTVRCCLADATPAGLAVAWPEGDKPKANQWLAIQGRMTVAPRNGEATAVVVPTVIKPIPRPERPLEP, from the coding sequence ATGAGTCGCGGATTGCTGCTGATCCTCTGGGGATGGATGGTGATCTGGAGCGTGCTGAGCGGCCGCCTGGATCTGTTGCTGCGTGGGGTGTTTCACAGCCTCGTGGGTGCTTCTGGAGCCGTTTTGCTCGCAGCAGGACTCCTGCTTGTGATCCGACATCGCCGCCGCCGCGAGGCCACGCGCCGGCCATGGCTGATCAGCGCAGCAGTGGGTTGTCTGGTGTTGCTGATCCCTCCGAACCCCTCCTTCAGTGATCTGGCAAGCAACCGCCCCCAGGGTCTGCCGGAGCCAGCAGAGCTCGCCTTCGTGTTGCCGCCGGAGCAGCGCAGCCTCACGGAATGGGTGCGACTGCTGCGCAGCCAGCCCGACCCGCAGCTGGTGGACGGAAATCCCGTCATCATCAGCGGCTTCGTGTGGCGGCAACCCGAGGGGCCGCCGTTGATCGCCAGGCTCACCGTGCGCTGTTGCCTGGCCGATGCCACCCCAGCGGGACTGGCGGTGGCCTGGCCAGAGGGTGACAAACCAAAAGCCAATCAGTGGTTGGCGATTCAGGGCCGGATGACGGTCGCCCCGCGCAATGGTGAAGCCACCGCTGTGGTGGTGCCGACCGTGATCAAGCCCATCCCCCGCCCCGAGCGACCGCTGGAGCCATGA
- a CDS encoding class I SAM-dependent methyltransferase: protein MSSGWTSMQRDRQPEVMDQPGLDPAEHDRALQGLRRINGISRCVPGLFRHVEALAGESPATQLSVLELACGGGDTAIELAALARRRDLDVLVQACDLNPEAVRLARRNVARSDSNVGVFVADALDPSESKQFDVVYCTLFVHHLDPPDVVRLLKGMTARARRLVIVDDLIRSRLGYSLAWMGTRLLSRSWVVHHDGPLSVKGAFTPSEILDLASQAGLHDCVLERTWPERYRLCWRPH from the coding sequence ATGTCTTCTGGCTGGACCTCGATGCAACGTGATCGGCAGCCCGAAGTCATGGACCAGCCGGGGCTCGATCCAGCCGAGCACGACCGAGCCCTTCAAGGTCTTCGTCGTATCAACGGAATCAGTCGCTGTGTGCCAGGGCTGTTTCGTCACGTAGAGGCGCTCGCAGGTGAGAGTCCAGCCACTCAGCTGAGCGTGCTTGAGCTGGCTTGCGGAGGTGGCGATACGGCGATTGAGCTTGCTGCGCTTGCCCGTAGACGCGATTTGGATGTATTGGTTCAAGCCTGCGATCTGAATCCTGAAGCGGTGCGTCTCGCCCGCCGCAATGTGGCCAGATCAGACAGCAACGTTGGTGTGTTTGTTGCTGATGCTTTGGACCCGTCTGAATCCAAACAATTTGACGTGGTGTACTGCACCCTTTTTGTTCACCATCTCGATCCACCCGATGTGGTGCGCCTACTCAAAGGGATGACAGCTAGGGCTCGTCGACTTGTGATTGTCGATGATCTAATTCGCAGCCGTCTTGGGTATTCCTTGGCTTGGATGGGTACACGACTGCTGAGTCGATCCTGGGTGGTTCATCACGATGGTCCACTGTCGGTGAAGGGAGCTTTTACTCCTTCAGAGATCCTGGACCTCGCCTCTCAAGCTGGATTGCACGATTGTGTCTTGGAACGGACCTGGCCCGAGCGCTACCGGCTCTGCTGGAGACCCCACTGA
- a CDS encoding family 10 glycosylhydrolase codes for MVRATSLALGLLLTTPAVAESRLERLLPRRTTMGVWLTNSPSKLYYDRARITAALEQLQQAGFNRVVPNVWSRGTTFHQSRFAPVEPPLVKAGVEVDPICTLAEEGRKRGIKVMPWFEYGLMEPADAAVVREHPEWVLAKADGQRWMAMHGDHRMAWLNPAHPEVRERFIGLVVETLKRCPMDGLQLDDHFAWPMQFGYDPYTVELYRQQTGSAPPRDHTNRMWMSWRRRQLTALLRDLRERLKQEDLSKTISLSPGPFRQAYNLWLQDWELWALGELIDELVVQNYAYSVNGFARDLDQPALRKARDWRIPTQIGILAGFGRRTTSMGDLEQKVRLARERGYGVIFFYWEGLWGRHVPETNRQQRFDSFRLLGRED; via the coding sequence TTGGTCAGGGCAACCAGTCTTGCTCTGGGACTGCTGCTGACAACGCCGGCGGTGGCGGAGTCCCGGCTTGAGCGTCTTCTGCCTCGCCGCACGACCATGGGGGTGTGGCTGACCAACAGCCCCAGCAAGCTGTACTACGACCGTGCGCGGATCACAGCAGCACTGGAGCAACTGCAGCAGGCCGGGTTCAATCGCGTGGTGCCCAACGTATGGAGTCGCGGCACCACGTTTCACCAAAGCCGCTTCGCACCGGTGGAGCCACCGCTCGTCAAGGCAGGTGTGGAGGTGGATCCGATCTGCACGTTGGCGGAGGAGGGCCGCAAGCGAGGCATCAAGGTGATGCCCTGGTTTGAGTACGGCCTGATGGAACCGGCCGACGCCGCCGTTGTCCGGGAGCACCCCGAGTGGGTGTTGGCCAAAGCTGATGGTCAGCGCTGGATGGCGATGCATGGGGACCACCGCATGGCCTGGCTCAACCCGGCGCATCCGGAGGTGCGAGAACGGTTCATTGGCCTGGTCGTGGAGACGTTGAAGCGCTGTCCGATGGATGGTCTGCAGCTGGACGACCACTTCGCCTGGCCGATGCAGTTCGGCTACGACCCCTACACCGTTGAGCTGTACCGGCAGCAGACCGGATCAGCCCCCCCGCGTGACCACACCAACCGGATGTGGATGAGCTGGCGTCGCCGTCAGCTCACGGCGTTGCTGCGGGACTTGCGGGAACGATTGAAGCAGGAGGATCTTTCCAAAACGATCAGCCTGTCGCCGGGACCGTTTCGGCAGGCCTACAACCTTTGGCTTCAGGACTGGGAACTGTGGGCGCTGGGGGAGTTGATCGACGAGTTGGTGGTGCAGAACTACGCCTATTCCGTGAACGGGTTTGCCCGCGATCTCGACCAACCGGCGTTGCGCAAGGCCCGCGACTGGCGGATCCCAACCCAGATCGGAATCCTGGCGGGGTTCGGACGACGCACCACGTCCATGGGCGATCTGGAGCAAAAGGTTCGCCTGGCCCGTGAACGCGGTTACGGCGTGATCTTCTTTTACTGGGAGGGCCTCTGGGGTCGGCATGTGCCGGAGACCAACCGCCAGCAACGCTTCGATTCCTTCCGGTTGCTGGGGCGTGAGGACTGA
- a CDS encoding zinc ABC transporter substrate-binding protein — MARPALLVKGLAVALGVVSGCSVAAQAAQPSVVAVDGTLCDITRTLVGAAAKVTCLIPPGGDPHGYRLKPSDRQAIATSAAVVHIGFGLTPAANEITSPGSVVAVGEQVLPNYKGNDPHVWHDPANSAAMVSALSTALIPVLPASETEALKARATAAIAVFNDLGRWGAIQFETLSQPHRVIVTDHKTYSHLADRYGVDEIAMLDSYTTGGVLRPSSLRRISKEIKTSGAKVIFTPSIPPNKTLRRISKSTGLPIAPTPLFGEGTAAGETAISTAAINICTMVQGQGGTCDKASAEALNDRWQAIR, encoded by the coding sequence ATGGCGCGTCCTGCGCTTTTGGTCAAGGGTCTGGCGGTCGCCCTGGGCGTTGTCTCGGGTTGTTCAGTCGCGGCGCAGGCGGCCCAGCCAAGCGTTGTGGCTGTGGATGGAACCCTGTGTGACATCACCCGAACGCTGGTGGGAGCGGCGGCGAAGGTCACCTGCCTGATCCCCCCGGGTGGTGATCCCCACGGCTACCGCCTCAAGCCCAGCGACCGGCAGGCCATCGCAACGTCGGCAGCGGTGGTTCACATCGGCTTTGGTCTCACCCCTGCAGCCAATGAGATCACCAGTCCTGGATCTGTCGTGGCCGTTGGCGAACAGGTATTGCCGAATTACAAGGGCAACGACCCCCATGTCTGGCATGACCCAGCCAACTCGGCCGCCATGGTGTCCGCACTGAGCACTGCTCTGATTCCTGTTCTGCCCGCATCGGAAACAGAAGCTCTAAAAGCTCGCGCGACGGCAGCCATTGCTGTGTTCAACGACCTCGGCCGTTGGGGAGCCATTCAGTTTGAAACGCTGTCTCAACCGCATCGGGTGATCGTCACCGATCACAAGACCTATAGCCACCTGGCCGATCGCTACGGGGTGGATGAAATTGCCATGCTTGATAGCTACACCACTGGGGGTGTGCTGCGTCCCTCCAGCCTGCGCAGGATCAGCAAGGAGATCAAAACTTCAGGCGCCAAGGTGATTTTCACGCCATCGATTCCTCCCAACAAAACGCTGCGCAGGATCAGTAAGTCAACCGGATTGCCGATTGCGCCCACACCACTGTTTGGTGAGGGAACAGCTGCCGGAGAAACAGCGATCTCCACGGCGGCGATCAACATCTGCACGATGGTGCAAGGGCAGGGCGGGACCTGTGATAAGGCCTCTGCTGAGGCCCTGAATGATCGTTGGCAGGCCATTCGTTGA